A genomic region of Alnus glutinosa chromosome 11, dhAlnGlut1.1, whole genome shotgun sequence contains the following coding sequences:
- the LOC133881461 gene encoding uncharacterized protein LOC133881461, whose translation MPEKFFEQYDAEDVEFLLRDWCREHKIATSERMKRLRERNDLPHCAGSKSYARFNHEEACTSGTPPTRAASFMKTHTKKDGTFVNDRTRVLCERMTQSLASDPAATQSVSADTVRWAPNDAYEQAIGRPEYAGRVRQVGPNVTPVRGTCFSYRPRSQGGPSQGTSRDWAEQSRKMEEMQAELHAERARNDRLEQRVQQFDGIEQRLREMEVFMSSMAVPAPCVGNQSSPAHVGSTSSVGSASAGNSTTVGTLSPVGRQLSQHSTVATPSPATPFIAQQSPVGENTPGTVPRDSQRRLSDL comes from the exons atgccggagaaattttttgagcagtatgatgcagaagatgtagaattcctgctgagagattggtgcagagagcataaaatc gcaacctctgaacggatgaagaggttgcgggagcggaatgacctaccccattgtgcgggatctaaaagttatgccagatttaatcacgaggag gcatgtacatctggcacgccccccactcgcgccgcgtcgttcatgaagacccacacaaagaaggacggcactttcgtgaacgaccgtacacgggtcttatgc gagaggatgacgcagagtttagccagtgatccagccgccacgcaaagcgtctccgcagacacggtgcgttgggcaccgaacgacgcttacgaacaggcgattgggaggcctgagtatgcagggagggttcggcaggttggcccgaacgtcacacctgttcgagggacatgtttttcatataggcctcggtcacaggggggaccatctcaggggacgtctcgggattgggccgaacagtctcggaagatggaagagatgcaagcggagctacatgctgagcgagcgaggaatgaccggttggagcagcgcgtgcaacagttcgacggcatagagcagcgcttgcgagagatggaggtcttcatgtcctccatggcagtaccagcaccatgtgttggtaatcagtcttctcctgcacacgtaggtagtacgtcgtccgttggtagtgcatctgcag gtaattcgacaacggttggtacgttgtcgcctgttggacgacagctgagccagcactccactgtcgctacaccttcgcccgctacaccattcattgcgcagcaatcgccggtgggcgagaacacgcctgggacggtacctcgtgattcgcagagacgcctttcagatttgtag
- the LOC133881784 gene encoding endochitinase-like, whose translation MKMKFWALPILSFLLSSFQGGSAEQCGTQAGGATCPGGLCCSQYGWCGTTSDYCADGCQSQCNGVGGVGDNIGALISTSAFDNLLKHRNDGGCPAKGFYTYDAFIAAAKSFPGFATTGDTATRKREIAAFLGQTSHETTGGWASAPDGPYSWGYCHIREQNPGSYCASDPNYPCASGKQYYGRGPVQLSWNYNYGRCGKAIGVDLLNNPDRVATDAVISFKTAIWFWMTPQSPKPSCHDVITGRWNPSGADKSAGRNPGYGVVTNIINGGLECGKGKNPKVEDRIGFYKRYCDILGVGYGANLDCYNQRSFGNGLLVLVDTM comes from the exons atgaAAATGAAGTTTTGGGCCTTGCCAATTCTGTCTTTTTTGCTGTCCTCATTCCAAGGAGGCTCAGCTGAGCAATGTGGGACGCAAGCTGGAGGTGCTACGTGCCCAGGTGGGCTGTGCTGCAGCCAGTATGGCTGGTGCGGCACCACCTCTGATTACTGTGCCGACGGTTGCCAAAGCCAATGCAATGGAGTTGGTGGTGTTGGGGACAACATTGGCGCTCTCATCTCAACGTCTGCATTTGATAATTTGCTCAAACATCGTAACGATGGCGGCTGCCCAGCCAAGGGGTTCTACACCTATGACGCTTTCATAGCCGCTGCAAAATCCTTTCCCGGCTTTGCTACCACTGGGGACACCGCCACACGTAAAAGAGAGATAGCTGCTTTCTTAGGCCAAACATCCCATGAAACTACCG GGGGGTGGGCAAGTGCACCTGATGGACCATACTCTTGGGGATATTGCCATATCAGGGAACAAAACCCTGGATCATACTGTGCTTCGGATCCGAATTATCCTTGTGCTTCTGGCAAGCAATATTATGGCCGTGGTCCTGTCCAACTTTCATG GAACTACAACTATGGGAGGTGCGGAAAAGCCATAGGAGTAGACCTACTGAACAACCCAGACCGAGTAGCCACTGACGCAGTCATTTCATTCAAGACGGCAATCTGGTTCTGGATGACTCCACAGTCACCAAAGCCATCTTGCCACGATGTCATCACCGGAAGGTGGAACCCGTCTGGTGCCGACAAGTCCGCCGGCCGGAATCCCGGGTATGGCGTGGTCACAAACATCATCAACGGCGGCCTCGAGTGTGGGAAAGGTAAGAACCCAAAGGTGGAGGATCGAATTGGGTTCTATAAAAGGTACTGCGACATACTTGGGGTTGGCTATGGAGCCAACCTCGACTGCTACAACCAGAGGTCTTTTGGGAATGGTCTCTTGGTCTTGGTCGACACTATGTAG
- the LOC133881036 gene encoding uncharacterized protein LOC133881036 → MESFQKALSDCNLLDLGFVGPRYTWCNDRMNGGITRERLDRVVTNHEWSRFSDVISVDVLPRNCSDHKPLLVFFSKHHVMAWRKQRQFKYEASWEKHKDYGKLVKQVWRVRDSWETAWTKLRNNLKGCQRVFQKWVRKEGGNLEEKNKREEAGIAISSNAGA, encoded by the coding sequence ATGGAGTCATTCCAAAAGGCCCTATCCGATTGCAACCTTTTGGACTTGGGTTTTGTAGGACCAAGATATACATGGTGTAATGATCGAATGAATGGAGGTATCACACGAGAAAGGCTTGACAGGGTAGTTACCAACCATGAGTGGAGCCGGTTTTCTGATGTGATCAGTGTTGATGTTTTGCCTAGGAATTGCTCAGATCACAAGCCTCTCCTTGTGTTTTTCTCCAAACACCATGTTATGGCTTGGCGTAAGCAAAGACAGTTCAAGTATGAAGCAAGCTGGGAAAAGCATAAGGATTATGGGAAGTTGGTAAAACAGGTATGGAGGGTTCGTGACTCCTGGGAGACTGCATGGACCAAACTGAGGAATAATTTAAAAGGTTGCCAAAGGGTGTTCCAGAAGTGGGTGAGAAAGGAAGGTGGtaatttggaggaaaaaaataagaggGAAGAAGCAGGAATTGCAATTTCTTCAAATGCTGGAGCCTGA